The Thalassotalea psychrophila genome window below encodes:
- a CDS encoding 3-oxoacid CoA-transferase subunit B: MALSREQLAQRVAQELQDGYYVNLGIGIPTLVANYVPDNMEVMLQSENGLLGMGPFPTEDEIDADLINAGKQTVTMATGASLFDSAESFAMIRGGHVDLTVLGAFEVDVNGNIASYMIPGKLIKGMGGAMDLVAGADNIIVTMTHASKHGVSKLLSNCTLPLTGRGCIKKVLTDLAFIEIKDSKFHLLERAPGVSVEEIVKLTEGELVIPDHVPEMQF; encoded by the coding sequence ATGGCTTTATCTCGTGAACAATTAGCACAACGTGTTGCACAAGAATTACAAGATGGTTACTACGTGAACCTTGGTATAGGTATCCCTACTTTGGTTGCAAACTACGTTCCTGACAATATGGAAGTAATGCTGCAATCAGAAAATGGTTTATTGGGTATGGGTCCTTTCCCTACCGAAGATGAAATAGATGCTGATTTAATTAATGCAGGTAAACAAACCGTGACTATGGCTACAGGCGCATCATTATTTGATAGCGCAGAATCATTTGCGATGATCCGCGGTGGCCATGTTGACTTAACCGTACTTGGCGCTTTTGAAGTTGATGTAAATGGTAACATTGCCTCTTACATGATCCCTGGCAAGCTTATTAAAGGCATGGGCGGCGCAATGGATTTAGTTGCTGGTGCAGATAACATTATAGTGACCATGACTCACGCATCTAAGCATGGTGTTTCAAAGTTACTGTCTAACTGTACTTTGCCACTTACCGGTAGAGGCTGTATTAAAAAAGTATTAACCGACTTAGCTTTTATTGAAATTAAAGACAGTAAGTTCCACCTACTTGAGCGTGCGCCAGGTGTTAGTGTTGAAGAAATAGTTAAATTAACTGAAGGTG
- a CDS encoding CoA transferase subunit A has translation MAGFNKVVNSYEEAMAGLEDNMTVIAGGFGLCGIPENLIAEIKRKGTTGLTVVSNNCGTHDQGLGMLLVDRQIKKMVASYVGENDIFEAQMMSGELEVELTPQGTLAEKMRAGGAGIPAFFTATGVGTPVAEGKEERNINGRDYILEESITGEFAIVKAWKADTFGNLVFRKTARNFNPLAATAGKITVVEVEEIVEPGELDPDHIHVPGIYVNRLIKGTFKKVIEQRTVRS, from the coding sequence ATGGCTGGTTTTAATAAAGTAGTAAATTCTTACGAAGAGGCAATGGCTGGCCTTGAAGATAACATGACTGTTATCGCAGGTGGTTTTGGTTTATGTGGTATTCCAGAAAACCTAATCGCAGAAATCAAGCGCAAAGGCACAACAGGTTTAACGGTTGTTTCAAACAACTGTGGTACCCATGATCAAGGTCTTGGTATGTTACTTGTTGATAGGCAGATCAAAAAAATGGTTGCCTCATACGTTGGTGAGAATGATATTTTTGAAGCTCAGATGATGAGCGGCGAGTTAGAAGTAGAATTAACTCCACAAGGGACTTTAGCTGAAAAAATGCGTGCAGGCGGAGCTGGTATTCCTGCATTCTTTACTGCAACAGGCGTTGGTACACCAGTTGCCGAAGGTAAAGAAGAGCGTAACATTAACGGCCGAGATTATATTTTAGAAGAGTCTATTACTGGTGAATTTGCCATAGTTAAAGCTTGGAAAGCCGATACGTTTGGTAATCTAGTATTTCGTAAAACAGCTCGTAACTTCAATCCATTAGCTGCAACAGCCGGTAAAATTACAGTAGTAGAAGTTGAAGAAATTGTAGAGCCAGGTGAATTAGATCCAGATCACATTCACGTACCGGGTATTTATGTAAACCGCCTTATTAAAGGTACCTTTAAGAAAGTTATCGAACAACGCACTGTGCGTTCATAA